One region of Azospirillum lipoferum 4B genomic DNA includes:
- the uraD gene encoding 2-oxo-4-hydroxy-4-carboxy-5-ureidoimidazoline decarboxylase, giving the protein MPYSLDDLNRMDRAAFVAALGAVFEESPWVAEAAWDQRPFADAAGLRAAMTGIVRDAGTERQRALILSHPDLADRASRPANLTAFSQTEQAKAGLNELTEAEAEEQRDLNRAYRKRFGFPFIMAVRFSSKQEILAAMRERVANEPEVEFGRALEEIYNIAGFRLDDLVVG; this is encoded by the coding sequence ATGCCCTACAGTCTCGACGATCTGAACCGTATGGACCGCGCCGCCTTCGTCGCGGCGCTGGGCGCGGTGTTCGAGGAAAGCCCCTGGGTGGCCGAGGCCGCCTGGGACCAGCGACCCTTCGCCGATGCCGCGGGTTTGCGCGCGGCGATGACCGGCATCGTGCGCGATGCGGGAACGGAGCGGCAGCGGGCGCTGATCCTGTCCCACCCCGACCTCGCCGACCGCGCCAGCCGCCCGGCCAATCTGACCGCCTTCTCGCAGACCGAACAGGCGAAGGCCGGCTTGAACGAGCTGACCGAGGCGGAGGCGGAGGAGCAGCGCGACCTGAACCGCGCTTATCGCAAGCGTTTCGGTTTTCCCTTCATCATGGCGGTGCGCTTCAGCAGCAAGCAGGAGATCCTGGCGGCAATGCGCGAGCGCGTGGCGAACGAGCCTGAGGTGGAGTTCGGCCGGGCGCTGGAGGAGATCTACAATATTGCCGGGTTCCGGCTGGACGATCTGGTGGTGGGATAG
- the puuE gene encoding allantoinase PuuE has translation MTETAHPQGYPRDMIGYGATPPQANWPGGARVAVQFVINYEEGGENCVLHGDAASETFLSEIVGAQPIPGARHMNMESIYEYGSRAGFWRLHRMFTERNLPVTVYGVAMALERNPEIVAAMKAAGWEIATHGWRWIDYQHLPAEVERDHMLRAIEVHTRVTGERPLGWYLGRCSPNTWRLVAEEGGFVYNADSYADDLPYWDDSHGRPQLIVPYTLDANDMRFATNQGFNSGDQFFAYLKDSFDTLYAEGDSAPKMMSVGLHCRLVGRPGRAASLARFLDYVQGHDKVWVATRLDIARHWIAEHPYAPK, from the coding sequence ATGACCGAGACCGCCCATCCCCAGGGCTACCCCCGCGACATGATCGGCTATGGCGCCACCCCGCCGCAGGCCAACTGGCCGGGCGGCGCCCGGGTGGCGGTGCAGTTCGTCATCAATTACGAGGAGGGCGGCGAGAACTGCGTCCTCCACGGCGACGCGGCGTCGGAAACCTTCCTGTCGGAGATCGTCGGCGCCCAGCCGATCCCCGGCGCCCGCCACATGAACATGGAATCGATCTACGAATACGGCTCGCGCGCCGGCTTCTGGCGGCTGCACCGCATGTTCACGGAGCGCAACCTGCCGGTCACCGTCTATGGCGTCGCCATGGCGCTGGAGCGCAACCCGGAAATCGTCGCCGCCATGAAGGCCGCGGGGTGGGAGATCGCCACCCATGGCTGGCGCTGGATCGACTACCAGCATCTGCCGGCGGAGGTCGAGCGCGATCACATGCTGCGCGCCATCGAGGTGCACACCCGCGTGACCGGCGAGCGTCCGCTTGGCTGGTATCTCGGCCGCTGCAGCCCCAACACCTGGCGACTGGTCGCCGAGGAAGGCGGCTTCGTCTACAACGCCGATTCCTACGCCGACGACCTGCCCTATTGGGACGACAGCCATGGCCGGCCGCAGCTGATCGTGCCCTACACGCTCGACGCCAACGACATGCGCTTTGCGACGAACCAGGGCTTCAACAGCGGCGACCAGTTCTTCGCCTATCTGAAGGACAGCTTCGACACGCTCTATGCGGAGGGCGACAGCGCGCCGAAGATGATGTCGGTCGGCCTGCATTGCCGTCTGGTCGGCCGGCCCGGCCGCGCCGCGTCGCTGGCCCGCTTCCTCGATTATGTGCAGGGCCATGACAAGGTCTGGGTGGCGACCCGGCTGGACATCGCCCGCCATTGGATCGCCGAACACCCCTACGCCCCGAAGTGA
- the uraH gene encoding hydroxyisourate hydrolase has protein sequence MGRLTTHVLDIAAGRPAPGMRIRLTALDSGTVLGEFTTNADGRLDAPALQGDAFQPGRYELLFMAGEYFRRIGTITGDGPDFIDEVPLRFGIRDASQHYHVPLLVSPWAYSTYRGS, from the coding sequence ATGGGCCGCCTGACCACCCACGTCCTCGACATTGCCGCCGGGCGTCCGGCGCCGGGCATGCGCATCCGGCTGACCGCACTCGACAGCGGCACCGTGCTGGGCGAGTTCACCACCAACGCCGACGGCCGGCTCGACGCCCCGGCGCTGCAGGGCGACGCCTTCCAGCCCGGCCGCTACGAGCTGCTGTTCATGGCCGGCGAGTATTTCCGCCGCATCGGCACGATCACCGGCGACGGCCCCGACTTCATCGACGAGGTGCCGCTGCGCTTCGGCATCAGGGACGCCTCACAGCACTATCACGTGCCGCTGCTGGTCTCGCCCTGGGCCTATTCGACCTACCGCGGCAGCTGA
- the gcl gene encoding glyoxylate carboligase — MARMTAAEAAVRVLEREGIDVCFGVPGAAINPFYAAMQRRGTMRHVLARHVEGASHMAEGYTRARAGNIGVCVGTSGPAGTDMITGLYSAIADSIPILCITGQAPRARLHKEDFQAINVPDIARPVTKWALTVLEPAQVPYVFQQAFHLMRSGRPGPVLIDLPIDVQMAEIEFDDETYEPLPVYKPSATRAQVEKALAMFAAAERPLVVAGGGIINADASDKLVEFAELLGVPVIPTLMGWGTIPDDHPLMAGMVGLQTAHRYGNATMLKSDFVLGIGNRWANRHTGSVEVYTKGRKFVHVDIEPTQIGRVFMPDLGIVSDAGAALDMFIEVAKEWKAEGRFKDLGGWVRDCQGRKRSMHRRSDFDQVPMKPQRVYQEMNSAFGQDTTYVTTIGLSQIAGAQFLHVYKPRHWINCGQAGPLGWTLPAALGVRVADPQRRIVALSGDYDFQFMIEELAVGAQHKLPYIHVLVNNAYLGLIRQAQRAFQMDFQVQLSFENINAPEIGVYGVDHVAVAEGLGCKAIRVTEPDRIQDAFAQAQAWMDEYRVPVVVELVLERVTNIAMGTDIDSVNEFEEILDLPVEESETVLV, encoded by the coding sequence ATGGCGAGAATGACGGCGGCGGAAGCGGCGGTGCGGGTGCTGGAGCGGGAGGGCATCGACGTCTGCTTCGGCGTCCCCGGCGCCGCGATCAACCCCTTCTACGCGGCGATGCAGCGGCGCGGCACCATGCGCCATGTCCTGGCCCGCCATGTCGAGGGCGCCTCGCACATGGCGGAGGGCTACACACGGGCCAGGGCCGGCAACATCGGCGTGTGCGTCGGCACCTCCGGCCCGGCCGGCACCGACATGATCACCGGCCTCTATTCGGCCATCGCCGATTCCATCCCGATCCTGTGCATCACCGGGCAGGCGCCGCGCGCCCGCCTGCACAAGGAGGATTTCCAGGCCATCAACGTGCCCGACATCGCCCGGCCGGTGACAAAATGGGCGCTGACCGTGCTGGAGCCGGCGCAGGTGCCCTATGTCTTCCAGCAGGCCTTCCACCTGATGCGCAGCGGCCGTCCCGGCCCGGTGCTGATCGACCTGCCCATCGACGTCCAGATGGCGGAGATCGAATTCGACGACGAGACATACGAACCGCTGCCGGTCTACAAGCCCTCGGCCACCCGTGCCCAGGTCGAGAAGGCGCTGGCGATGTTCGCGGCGGCGGAGCGTCCGCTGGTCGTGGCCGGCGGCGGCATCATCAACGCCGATGCGTCCGACAAGCTGGTGGAATTCGCCGAGCTGCTGGGCGTGCCGGTGATCCCGACGCTGATGGGCTGGGGCACCATCCCCGACGACCATCCGCTGATGGCCGGCATGGTCGGGCTGCAGACCGCCCACCGTTACGGCAACGCGACGATGCTGAAGTCCGATTTCGTGCTGGGCATCGGCAACCGCTGGGCCAACCGCCACACCGGCTCGGTCGAGGTCTACACCAAGGGCCGCAAGTTCGTGCATGTCGACATCGAGCCGACCCAGATCGGCCGCGTCTTCATGCCGGATCTCGGCATCGTCTCCGACGCCGGCGCCGCGCTCGACATGTTCATCGAGGTGGCGAAGGAGTGGAAGGCGGAGGGCCGCTTCAAGGATCTCGGCGGCTGGGTCAGGGACTGCCAGGGCCGCAAGCGGTCGATGCACCGCCGCAGCGACTTCGATCAGGTGCCGATGAAGCCGCAGCGCGTCTATCAGGAGATGAACAGCGCCTTCGGCCAGGACACCACCTACGTCACCACCATCGGCCTGTCGCAGATCGCCGGCGCACAGTTCCTGCATGTCTACAAGCCGCGCCACTGGATCAACTGCGGTCAGGCCGGCCCGCTGGGCTGGACCCTGCCGGCGGCGCTCGGCGTCCGCGTCGCCGATCCGCAGCGGCGGATCGTCGCACTGTCCGGCGACTACGACTTCCAGTTCATGATCGAGGAGCTGGCGGTCGGCGCCCAGCACAAGCTGCCCTACATCCATGTGCTGGTGAACAACGCCTATCTCGGCCTGATCCGGCAGGCGCAGCGCGCCTTCCAGATGGACTTCCAGGTCCAGCTGTCCTTCGAGAACATCAACGCGCCGGAGATCGGCGTCTATGGCGTCGACCATGTCGCGGTGGCCGAGGGGCTGGGCTGCAAGGCGATCCGCGTCACCGAACCGGACCGCATCCAGGACGCTTTCGCCCAGGCCCAGGCCTGGATGGACGAGTATCGGGTGCCGGTCGTCGTCGAGCTGGTGCTGGAGCGGGTGACCAACATCGCCATGGGCACCGACATCGACAGCGTCAACGAGTTCGAGGAAATCCTCGACCTGCCGGTGGAGGAAAGCGAGACCGTCCTGGTCTGA